One genomic segment of Gossypium arboreum isolate Shixiya-1 chromosome 3, ASM2569848v2, whole genome shotgun sequence includes these proteins:
- the LOC108475537 gene encoding magnesium dechelatase SGRL, chloroplastic, whose amino-acid sequence MACHYAYYASFSPSVTLRGFGAKNRESRPFQVHLSSISSPARASYNTLVSEAARLLVPTAIFEASKLKVVFMGEGLKSYSAIIPRTYILSHCDFTANLTLTISNVINLDQLKGWYNNDDVVAEWKKVKETMFLNVHCFVSGPNLLLDVAAEFRYHIFSKELPLVLKAVLHGDSVLFAEHPELMDALVCVYFHSSLPKYNRMECWGPLKDAAEGKLGDQVKGLLTADKESSSSPSKWGISPKSIFQALFTFLL is encoded by the exons ATGGCCTGCCATTATGCTTACTATGCTTCCTTTTCACCTTCAGTAACATTGAGAGGCTTTGGTGCCAAGAACAGAGAATCCAGGCCTTTTCAAGTACATCTTTCTTCCATTAGCAGTCCTGCTAGAGCCTCCTACAATACCCTTGTCTCTGAG GCTGCAAGGCTTTTGGTTCCTACAGCAATTTTTGAAGCTTCAAAACTCAAAGTTGTCTTCATGGGAGAGGGGCTAAAAAGTTATTCTGCAATAATCCCAAGAACCTACATCCTCTCCCACTGTGACTTCACTGCTAACTTAACATTGACCATCTCAAATGTCATCAACCTTGATCAG TTGAAAGGGTGGTATAACAATGATGATGTGGTTGCTGAGTGGAAGAAAGTGAAAGAAACCATGTTTCTGAATGTGCATTGTTTTGTAAGCGGTCCAAATCTCTTGCTTGACGTTGCTGCTGAGTTTAGATACCACATTTTCTCCAAGGAATTACCTTTG GTACTTAAAGCTGTGCTTCATGGAGATTCAGTCCTTTTCGCAGAACACCCTGAGCTAATGGATGCTTTAGTATGTGTTTACTTTCATTCCAGTTTGCCTAAGTACAATCGCATGGAATGTTGGGGACCGCTTAAGGATGCTGCTGAG GGGAAGCTGGGAGATCAAGTTAAAGGTTTGTTGACTGCAGATAAAGAAAGTTCATCTTCACCGTCAAAATGGGGAATAAGTCCAAAATCCATCTTTCAAGCTTTATTTACCTTCCTTCTTTGA